The following coding sequences lie in one Paracidovorax avenae genomic window:
- the thrS gene encoding threonine--tRNA ligase, with protein MIRITLPDNSQREYAGPVSVADVAQSIGPGLAKMTVAGKVDGRLVDASDVIDHDARLQIITPRDQEGVEIIRHSCAHLVGHAVKQLYPTAKMVIGPVIEEGFYYDIAYERPFTPEDLAAIEQRMKELIAQDYDVVKKMTPRDEVIEVFRERGEEYKLRLVEDMPDEKAMGLYYHQEYVDMCRGPHVPNTRFLKVFKLTRVSGAYWRGDAKNEQLQRIYGTAWADKKDLEAYVKRIEEAEKRDHRRLGRELDLFHIDEHSPGTVFWHPKGWTIWQGVEQYMRQVYRDNGYQEVKGPQILDKHLWEKTGHWDKYRENMFTTESEKHDYALKPMNCPGHILIFNQGVKSYRDLPLRYGEFGQCHRNEPTGGLHGIMRVRAFTQDDGHIFCTEDQIQQECINFTALLQKVYKDFGFTDIIYKVATRPEKRIGSEESWDKAENALIESLKASGCDYQIAVGDGAFYGPKLEYTLRDAIGRHWQCGTIQVDPSMPERLGAEYVGEDGQRHRPIVLHRAIVGSLERFIGILIEQHAGALPVWLAPVQVAVLNITGAQDDYCREIAAKLQKALPNQGLRVELDLRNEKITYKIREHSLQKLPYILVVGDKEKAAGAVAVRARGNRDLGVMPLEAFISLIGQDIADKV; from the coding sequence ATGATCCGGATCACGCTCCCCGACAACTCCCAACGCGAATACGCCGGCCCCGTCTCCGTGGCCGACGTGGCCCAGTCCATCGGGCCGGGGCTCGCCAAGATGACCGTGGCCGGCAAGGTCGATGGCCGCCTGGTGGACGCCAGCGATGTGATCGACCACGACGCGCGCCTGCAGATCATCACTCCGCGGGACCAGGAGGGCGTGGAAATCATCCGCCACTCCTGCGCCCACCTGGTGGGCCATGCCGTCAAGCAGCTCTACCCGACGGCGAAGATGGTGATCGGCCCGGTGATCGAGGAGGGCTTCTACTACGACATCGCCTATGAGCGTCCCTTCACGCCCGAAGACCTCGCGGCGATCGAGCAGCGCATGAAGGAACTCATCGCGCAGGATTATGACGTCGTCAAGAAGATGACGCCCCGCGACGAGGTGATCGAAGTCTTCCGCGAGCGTGGCGAGGAATACAAGCTGCGCCTCGTGGAGGACATGCCCGACGAGAAGGCCATGGGCCTGTACTACCACCAGGAATACGTGGACATGTGCCGCGGCCCGCACGTGCCGAACACCCGCTTCCTGAAAGTGTTCAAGCTCACGCGCGTCTCCGGTGCCTACTGGCGCGGCGATGCCAAGAACGAGCAGCTGCAGCGCATCTACGGCACCGCCTGGGCCGACAAGAAGGACCTGGAGGCGTACGTCAAGCGCATCGAGGAAGCCGAAAAGCGCGACCACCGTCGCCTCGGCCGCGAGCTCGACCTGTTCCACATCGACGAGCACTCCCCCGGCACGGTCTTCTGGCACCCGAAGGGCTGGACGATCTGGCAGGGCGTGGAGCAGTACATGCGCCAGGTGTACCGCGACAACGGCTACCAGGAGGTCAAGGGCCCGCAGATCCTCGACAAGCACCTCTGGGAGAAGACGGGCCACTGGGACAAGTACCGCGAGAACATGTTCACGACGGAGAGCGAGAAGCACGACTACGCCCTCAAGCCGATGAACTGCCCCGGCCACATCCTGATCTTCAACCAGGGCGTGAAGAGCTACCGCGACCTGCCGCTGCGCTACGGCGAGTTCGGCCAGTGCCACCGCAACGAACCCACGGGCGGCCTGCACGGCATCATGCGCGTGCGCGCCTTCACGCAGGACGACGGACACATCTTCTGCACCGAGGACCAGATCCAGCAGGAGTGCATCAACTTCACGGCCCTGCTGCAGAAGGTCTACAAGGATTTCGGCTTCACCGACATCATCTACAAGGTGGCGACGCGCCCTGAAAAGCGCATCGGCTCGGAAGAAAGCTGGGACAAGGCCGAGAATGCCCTCATCGAGAGCCTGAAGGCCTCGGGCTGCGACTACCAGATCGCGGTGGGCGACGGCGCGTTCTACGGCCCGAAGCTCGAGTACACGCTGCGCGACGCGATCGGCCGCCACTGGCAGTGCGGCACCATCCAGGTGGATCCGTCCATGCCGGAGCGCCTGGGCGCGGAATATGTGGGGGAGGACGGCCAGCGCCACCGTCCCATCGTGCTGCACCGCGCCATCGTCGGCAGCCTGGAGCGTTTCATCGGCATCCTGATCGAGCAGCACGCGGGCGCACTGCCCGTCTGGCTGGCCCCGGTGCAGGTGGCGGTGCTCAACATTACAGGCGCGCAGGACGATTACTGTCGCGAAATTGCCGCAAAGCTCCAAAAAGCGCTGCCGAATCAAGGCCTTAGGGTGGAGCTGGATCTGCGCAACGAGAAGATTACGTATAAAATACGAGAGCATTCGTTGCAAAAGCTGCCCTATATCCTCGTCGTCGGTGACAAGGAGAAGGCGGCTGGAGCCGTTGCCGTGCGGGCGCGGGGTAACCGTGATCTGGGTGTGATGCCGCTGGAGGCCTTCATTTCCCTGATCGGGCAGGACATCGCCGACAAGGTCTGA
- the infC gene encoding translation initiation factor IF-3 — protein sequence MAPEVRLSGPDNEPLGVVSLMEALRMAGELDVDLVEIAATANPPVCRLVDYGKFKYQEQKRAAEAKAKQTVIEIKEVKFRPGTDDGDYNIKLRNIRRFLAEGDKCKITLRFRGREITHQEIGLALLNRIRDDLGDTIVVEQFPKLEGRQMIMMIAPGKRKPAAKAVAEGAPAT from the coding sequence ATGGCTCCCGAGGTTCGCCTCTCCGGGCCGGACAACGAGCCGCTCGGGGTGGTCAGCCTCATGGAAGCCCTTCGCATGGCGGGCGAGCTGGATGTGGACCTGGTGGAGATTGCCGCTACGGCCAACCCTCCCGTGTGCCGCCTTGTGGACTATGGAAAGTTCAAGTACCAAGAGCAGAAGCGCGCGGCCGAGGCCAAGGCCAAGCAGACGGTCATTGAAATCAAGGAAGTGAAGTTCCGTCCCGGTACGGACGACGGCGACTACAACATCAAGCTGCGCAACATCCGCCGTTTCCTCGCCGAAGGCGACAAGTGCAAGATCACGCTCCGCTTCCGCGGGCGTGAAATCACCCACCAGGAAATCGGCCTCGCGCTGCTCAACCGCATTCGCGACGACCTCGGTGACACCATCGTGGTCGAGCAGTTTCCGAAGCTCGAAGGGCGCCAGATGATCATGATGATCGCGCCCGGCAAGCGCAAGCCCGCCGCGAAGGCGGTGGCGGAAGGGGCCCCGGCCACCTGA
- the rpmI gene encoding 50S ribosomal protein L35: MPKMKTKSSAKKRFRVRPGGTVKRGQAFKRHILTKKTTKNKRHLRGAVSVHETNMGHMAQMLPFAGL, from the coding sequence ATGCCCAAAATGAAGACCAAGAGCAGCGCGAAAAAGCGTTTCCGCGTTCGTCCCGGTGGCACCGTCAAGCGCGGTCAAGCCTTCAAGCGTCACATCCTGACCAAGAAGACCACCAAGAACAAGCGTCACCTGCGCGGTGCCGTGTCCGTGCATGAGACCAACATGGGTCACATGGCACAGATGCTGCCCTTTGCCGGCCTCTGA
- the rplT gene encoding 50S ribosomal protein L20, with translation MPRVKRGVTARARHKKVLALSKGFRGRRGNVFRIAKQAVMKAGQYAYRDRRTKKRVFRQLWIARINAASRELGLTYSQFTNGLKKAAIEIDRKMLADLAVHDKAAFGSIVEQVKAKLAAA, from the coding sequence ATGCCTCGCGTCAAACGTGGTGTAACGGCACGCGCCCGTCACAAGAAAGTTCTGGCCCTCTCCAAGGGTTTCCGCGGCCGCCGCGGCAACGTCTTCCGCATCGCCAAGCAGGCGGTGATGAAGGCAGGCCAATACGCCTACCGTGACCGCCGTACCAAGAAGCGCGTGTTCCGCCAACTGTGGATCGCCCGTATCAATGCCGCTTCCCGCGAACTGGGCCTGACCTACAGCCAGTTCACGAACGGCCTGAAGAAGGCTGCCATCGAGATCGACCGCAAGATGCTGGCCGACCTCGCGGTGCACGACAAGGCTGCCTTCGGGAGCATCGTGGAACAAGTCAAGGCCAAGCTGGCCGCCGCTTGA
- the pheS gene encoding phenylalanine--tRNA ligase subunit alpha, translating into MNELDSLVDAARRMFADAATPTDLENAKAQFLGKAGRVTELLKGLAQLPVEEKKSRGAAVNVAKQAIEQALNERRQALADAELQAQLQAEALDVTLPGRQRGQGGLHPVSLTLERIEGIFGSMGFDVADGPEIESDWFNFTALNTPEDHPARSMHDTFYVEGGTASAPLLLRTHTSPMQIRHAVQHVKKHRALLDAGQPMPEIRVIAPGRTYRVDSDATHSPMFHQCEGLWIGENVSFKDLKVVFTAFCRTFFESDDLVLRFRPSFFPFTEPSAEIDIQFQDGPLAGRWLEVAGSGQVHPNVVRNMGLDPEKYIGFAFGMGPDRLTMLRYGVNDLRLFFDGDIRFLSQFQ; encoded by the coding sequence ATGAACGAGCTGGATTCCCTGGTAGATGCCGCCCGCAGGATGTTCGCGGACGCGGCCACGCCCACCGACCTGGAAAATGCCAAGGCCCAGTTCCTGGGCAAGGCCGGGCGGGTGACCGAACTCCTCAAGGGCCTGGCCCAGCTGCCGGTCGAGGAGAAGAAGTCCCGGGGTGCCGCGGTGAACGTGGCCAAGCAGGCCATCGAGCAGGCCCTGAACGAGCGCCGCCAGGCCCTGGCCGACGCCGAACTGCAGGCGCAACTGCAGGCCGAGGCGCTCGACGTCACGCTGCCCGGCCGCCAGCGGGGGCAGGGCGGCCTGCATCCTGTCTCGCTCACCCTGGAGCGCATCGAGGGCATCTTCGGGTCCATGGGATTCGACGTGGCGGACGGCCCGGAAATCGAATCCGACTGGTTCAACTTCACGGCATTGAACACGCCCGAGGACCATCCCGCGCGCTCGATGCACGACACCTTCTACGTGGAAGGCGGCACCGCATCCGCCCCGTTGCTGCTGCGCACGCACACGAGTCCGATGCAGATCCGCCATGCCGTCCAGCACGTGAAGAAGCACCGCGCGCTGCTGGACGCCGGCCAGCCCATGCCCGAGATCCGCGTGATCGCGCCGGGCCGTACCTACCGGGTGGACAGCGATGCCACGCACTCGCCGATGTTCCACCAGTGCGAAGGGCTCTGGATCGGCGAGAACGTCAGTTTCAAGGACCTGAAGGTCGTGTTCACCGCCTTCTGCCGCACCTTCTTCGAAAGCGACGATCTGGTGCTGCGGTTCCGCCCGAGCTTCTTCCCCTTCACCGAGCCGAGCGCCGAGATCGACATCCAGTTCCAGGACGGTCCGCTGGCAGGCCGCTGGCTGGAAGTGGCGGGATCCGGGCAGGTGCACCCCAACGTGGTGCGCAACATGGGTCTCGATCCCGAGAAGTACATCGGTTTCGCGTTCGGCATGGGCCCCGACCGGCTGACCATGCTGCGCTACGGCGTCAACGACCTGCGCCTGTTCTTCGACGGGGATATCCGTTTCCTTTCGCAGTTCCAGTAA